The following nucleotide sequence is from Oscillospiraceae bacterium.
AAACGGGCTATGACGGCATCCATGTCGCCCTTATGTTCGATACGCGAGGCCATGTTCATACCGATGATGGCGGGAATGTATTCCGGGTAACGGAAATCAACCGTACGCAGATAATTTTCTCTCTCTGTCATATCTATTTACTCCTTAACGGCGGCTGCCGATGTTGAATTGAATGGAAAAACCGGGTCTCATTTTAGTATAAAAATCCGGGGAAGTCAATCGCGATTGACCTCCGGCATGAACGGATAACGACTACTTTTTGTCGGTATATTTAATTTCGATATGTGTTGCATCGCAGAACGGTTTGTTTTGCGATTTGCCGCAGCGGCACAAAGCCGCACGGTTTCTGACCTCATAAGCAGTGCCGTCAGACGATTCAATCGGGATGTTTCCCTTGACGAAAATTCCTGCGCTGACCCCTTCCTCCGGATCCTGTACAATCTCGATCGCCGGTTCGTAAGCGGGCTCGATCTTTTTGCCGTCCTTTTCCGCTGCGACCAATCTTCCGGCGGGGCATTCGCTTGCCGCCCGGATTGCTTCATCTTTGAGTTTTGGATTGCCTGAGTGTTCGGTCAGTTCCCAGACGTTTCCTTGTTCCCGGTGGCAGAACCGGGCAAAAGCGCAGCGCCGGTCGTCCAGCAAGTCAAGACCGGGGCCGTGCAGGATCCCGGCTCTGTCGTCAAAACCGGATTTTGATGCGGTTTCGTTCCCTTTGAAACCGATTTTTACATGCGTTCCGTCGCAAAAAGGCGGATTTTTCGAGTGACCGCAGCGGCAGAGAGCGTATTCGGCGGACTGAGGAAGTTCCCGTCCTTCTTCTAATATATATCCGTGTCCTCGCGAGACTATCAGTTTCTCGGATAAAGATACGCTGCCGGATACGAAATAGGGTCCATCTTTTAAAATTTTGATTTTGGGGTTTTTCGAATTCGTTTCCATGTTTATTGACCTCGTTTTTTATTTTTACGGCAGCGATTCGGCATCCGCTCCTGAAGGTTTAATGTTTATTCACGGTTTTGATTTCGGCTTTCGAAGATAGTGGATATTCGCGGTTTTACAACGGGTGCATTGCGGGTGGTGAACCGAAAGCAATTCCCCGCAGCCGGGGCAGCTCCAAAACGTTTCAGCTTCGGTAATAAAATGATCGAGGCCCAGCAGTTCAATCTGCCGAAAGTTTTCGAATAAACTTTCGCCGTAATTGGTTGAATAGCGTTTGTTGAGAGCTTTTAAGCGCTTGCAGGGATATTTTGAACATAAATTGCAAAGTTCGGTGGGATCGCCATTCTTTTCCGGGCAATTTACGATGATGCATTTTGAACAGGATAAGGGCTTGATGCCCTCTGCGGTGCAGCCCGGGCAGCGGTTTTTTTGCCGTTGAAACGCCGAACAGAGATCACAGATCAAACCGCAGGGCGCGATGACGGTGATGGACATTTTTAACCCCCTCCCGAATAGGTAATATAAGTACTATTCCATACCATTCAGAATGTCGCTATCTTCGATTTTGACCGGGTAGGTACGGGTGCCTTAACCTTGAGATGAAATCGTTAACTGAATTGCAACAAAACATTGTCTCCCATAGATTCATGTCACTCGGATTCAATAATTATATCATGCTTAATGATAAAAAACGATATATTCCAGGGATTTGCTTTTATGATAAAACCGCCCTCCCTTTATAGAAAAGCGGTTTTATCAAACAATGGTTTTTGAAAATCAATGCGGTAACTTGCTTTTTGAAATTACAGCCAGATGTAGTTTTCATTGCCGTTGATGTATTTATCTGTGATGTAGGCGTCGATGGAATCCGCCACCCGGCGTGAGACCTTGACCGCCTCGACGACCGTCTTTGCGCCGGTGACAACGTCGCCCGATGCGAAAATGCCCTCACGGGTGGTTCGGCCGTCCTCGTTGACAGCGACAAGGCCGGTGTCTTTGATTTCAATTCCGGCCGTCGAAGAAACGATGACGGAACGAGGCCCCTGACTGATTGCCACGATAACCGAGTCGGAGCGGAACAGTTCCTCGGTTCCGGGGGCAGGGCGCGCTTGTTTTTCACCGTTTTCGTCGGTGTAAATTTCGGAATCGGCGAGGATGACGCCCTCATCCGTAAATTCGACTGCGGTTTTATTCATAATGAATTTTGCGCCGTCAATTTTGGCGTACTGCACTTCAACGTCGCGAGCGGAAATGACGGACTCGTCCATATTGCAAATGATGAAAACCTCGCGGCAGCCGTGCCGGAAAGCCGTGCGGGCCACATCCATTGCGACATTGCCGGCTCCGATAATTGCGATGCGATTGCCAAGGTGATAAACGTCGGGATTTCGCAGATATTCGATGGCGAAATGAACGTTTCCGAGCGACTCGCCTTTAATATTGAGTTTGCGCGGGCGCCAGACGCCGGTGCCCATAAAAATCGCCTTGAAGCCGTCACGGAATAAATCATCGATACTGAGATTTGCCCCGATGGTGGTGTTCGGGCGGATTTTGATACCGCTTGCGATCAAAGTGTCCATCAGGCGGTCCAAAATACTTTTGGGCAGCCTGAATTCGGGGATGCCGTAACGCAGGATGCCGCCGATCTGATCGTTGCCTTCGTAAATGGTGATGTCATAACCTTTTTGCGATAAAAAGAAAGCGATGGTGATGCCGGCGGGGCCTGAACCGATGATCCCGACTTTTCCGCGGTTCTTAGCAGACGGAGTCGGTTTATAGATACTCAGATAATAGTCGGAGATGTAATTTTCAATCGCGCTGATTTGAACCGGCATGCCCTGCTTTCCGCGGATGCAGTGACCCTCGCACTGGTTCTCCTGCGGGCAAACGAGCGAGCAGATGATCGAAAGCGGATTGTTTTCAAACAGCATTTTTCCTGCGTCGGAAATTTTGCTGTCAAGCAGCAGACCGATGGTTTCCCGGATGGGGGTCCGGATCGGACAGCCCTCGGTGCACATCGGCTTTTTACACTGAAGGCACCGCTTTGCGTCTTCAATGACGTGCTTGCTCATGGTAATCCGCTTCCTTTATTATATTATTGACAGACCGTCGTCGGTCTTGAACTTTTTGCCGAGCTGCCGGAACAGGATAGAGATACCGATGCCGATACCGATCGCCGCCGCGCTCAGAAGCCATTCGGTCAAACCGACCGGAAGCGCGGGGAAGATGTTAAAGATGGAGCCGGTCATAAAGCCCAGTACCATAAAATAGGCAAAGTTGCGGTATTTTTGAAAAATGTGTTTTGTCAGTTTTGAAAATAAAACCATGCCGGCGAGAAAGCAGATCGCCACAGGCCCCACCATAAGCACGTCAAGTTTCGCGGCTGCCTTGAGAAGCGGCTCGTAGACGCCGAGCATCATCAGCATCATCGAAACGCTCATACCGGGAATCATGCTCGTGACGCCGGCGATTGCGCCGCTTACCGCGAGATACCACAGCGGCATCATACCCGAGGAAGTGGTTTGCACCGTTGAGACCACGCCGCTTTTGGCAAGTGTCCCGATGGCGATTGCAAAGGCGAACGCGCAAAGCGCGCCGATAAAATAGTGCGGTTTATACGGCTTTTCGGTCTCCTCGAATACGGTGGGCATACTGCCTGCGATCAGGCCGATGAAAAGCAAATAGGCGGGTGTCGGATATTTTTCGAACAGGATATCGAGGACTTGCAAAAGCAGGAATATGCTTAAAACGGCGCCGATTCCCATCGGCAGAATATAAAAAAAGTTGCGTTTGAAATTTTTAAGCGGGTTCGAGACGATCTCAAGCAGATCGTTATAAATGCCCATCATCACCGCCATAATGCTGCCGCTGATGCCCGGGGCGATGATGCTGATTCCGAGAAAAGCACCGCACAGGACGCGGTAAAAGAAGTTTCCGGATGCCTTTTTTGCCATGTTGAACTCCGTTATTTTTTTTCTTCGCTTGAAGTGGGTAAAAACCGAATCACCCTGTTATTATAACAGGATATGTCATCTTTTTCAAGAACGAAAAAGAATGCGAAAACGCCCGCTCAGCGGAACGGGCGTTTTACTTACTTTTGGATCGGTTTAGCTTTTTCTTTACCGGTTTTCGCCTTGCCTTGTATTTCGGGAACGGGCGTCAAATCGTTCTTCGAAATCTGCAGTTTACGGTTGCTCTCCGTTCCGTGCGGCTGTTCGGGATCGGGCCTTCGCATCCCTGCTTTCGCCATCATGACCATCCTTTCGCGTGTTTGAAAACCGATTTCAAACGACTGTTTAAATAGTTTTCCGGCGGCGAAAGGAATTATGCTTTGCTTTGCGCACGAGTGCATTACTGAATGGTTGAATAAAGCGTATTCAGCAGTGCGCCGTCTTTGTTTTGTGAGAGCTCCCAGACGGAGATGCCGGCGAGATTGTTAAGGTTCGCATAGTTCGCTTTTTCCGCAACGGAAGCCGGATCATCATAGGTGATAAAGACGGAGCCGTTGAACAGATAGGCCACTTTCGCGTCGGAACTATAATATTTATTATAGGCCGAATTGTTTAAATAACCAGACAAAATGCTGTCATAGGTGATCGATTTGCCGCTTGTATAGGGTTGATAGAGACCGTTGTTTGCATTGGGTACGCCGTTGTAGATATAACCGTAAAACGGGATGCCGAGCACGATTTTGGACGCCGGGAAGCCTGCCGCAATCCAGGCTCTGACACAGGAATCCGCGCTTAATTTATATTGCGGAGACGATGCGGTGGGCATATAGAGCGGGGCATTGAAATCGGTGTAGGAATCCCAGGGGCCGTGAAGGTCATAAGTCATCACGATCGCATAATCGACAGAACTGCCGATGAGACTCAGTTCCGTATTTTTGATATATGTACTGCCGGCGCCGCCCGCAATGGAGAGCAGATATTTCTTGCCGTCGATGAGCCCCTGAGCGTCAAGTTTTTCTCTCAGCTTTTTAAGCAGAAGGGTGAAGTTGGTCTTATCTTCCGGCCGGTAGGTGTTGGTCGAAAGACCTCCGCTCACGGGGTATTCCCAGTCGATATCAACGCCGTCAAAGCCGTATTGCTTGATGAATGAGGCAACGCTGCCCGCAAAAGCCGTCCGACTTGCGTCGGTGAGCGCGGCGTCGGAGAATTTATCGGAATAAGTCCATCCGCCGACGGAAATTATAGTTTTCAAGTGGGGATAGGACGCTTTGAGCTGATTGAGTTTGGTGAAATTTGTGACATCGATTGACGGGTCGCCGAGAGTGATTTTTAAATCATCCCCGATTTTGGCAAAGGCGTAATTGATATGGGTGAGCTTTGACGCGGAGATATTCAAGGGGGTATAGCCGCTGTAAGCCGACCAGCTCGCATAATAGCCCGAGATGATTTTGGAAGGGGAGGGCTCAGACGGTACGGAAGAAGCCGCAGATGAAACAGAAGAAGATACGGGCGGGACAGATGAAGTTGAAGAAGGTACAGACGGAGCCGCCGATGTTGACGGT
It contains:
- a CDS encoding DUF3795 domain-containing protein codes for the protein MSITVIAPCGLICDLCSAFQRQKNRCPGCTAEGIKPLSCSKCIIVNCPEKNGDPTELCNLCSKYPCKRLKALNKRYSTNYGESLFENFRQIELLGLDHFITEAETFWSCPGCGELLSVHHPQCTRCKTANIHYLRKPKSKP
- a CDS encoding DUF368 domain-containing protein produces the protein MTEFNMAKKASGNFFYRVLCGAFLGISIIAPGISGSIMAVMMGIYNDLLEIVSNPLKNFKRNFFYILPMGIGAVLSIFLLLQVLDILFEKYPTPAYLLFIGLIAGSMPTVFEETEKPYKPHYFIGALCAFAFAIAIGTLAKSGVVSTVQTTSSGMMPLWYLAVSGAIAGVTSMIPGMSVSMMLMMLGVYEPLLKAAAKLDVLMVGPVAICFLAGMVLFSKLTKHIFQKYRNFAYFMVLGFMTGSIFNIFPALPVGLTEWLLSAAAIGIGIGISILFRQLGKKFKTDDGLSII
- a CDS encoding CDGSH iron-sulfur domain-containing protein; translation: METNSKNPKIKILKDGPYFVSGSVSLSEKLIVSRGHGYILEEGRELPQSAEYALCRCGHSKNPPFCDGTHVKIGFKGNETASKSGFDDRAGILHGPGLDLLDDRRCAFARFCHREQGNVWELTEHSGNPKLKDEAIRAASECPAGRLVAAEKDGKKIEPAYEPAIEIVQDPEEGVSAGIFVKGNIPIESSDGTAYEVRNRAALCRCGKSQNKPFCDATHIEIKYTDKK
- a CDS encoding NAD(P)-dependent oxidoreductase, whose product is MSKHVIEDAKRCLQCKKPMCTEGCPIRTPIRETIGLLLDSKISDAGKMLFENNPLSIICSLVCPQENQCEGHCIRGKQGMPVQISAIENYISDYYLSIYKPTPSAKNRGKVGIIGSGPAGITIAFFLSQKGYDITIYEGNDQIGGILRYGIPEFRLPKSILDRLMDTLIASGIKIRPNTTIGANLSIDDLFRDGFKAIFMGTGVWRPRKLNIKGESLGNVHFAIEYLRNPDVYHLGNRIAIIGAGNVAMDVARTAFRHGCREVFIICNMDESVISARDVEVQYAKIDGAKFIMNKTAVEFTDEGVILADSEIYTDENGEKQARPAPGTEELFRSDSVIVAISQGPRSVIVSSTAGIEIKDTGLVAVNEDGRTTREGIFASGDVVTGAKTVVEAVKVSRRVADSIDAYITDKYINGNENYIWL
- a CDS encoding glycosyl hydrolase family 18 protein, coding for MNRKLQYIKFLISFVIVVMLLTQNTGLYAASRKKDVTPPTSPTNLTASAIGATSVTLKWTASYDAKGIASYLIYKNSVNIASATGTSFMVSGLTASSSYQFYIRAKDYSGNISSLSNIIAVTTLPSTVTPPAASLNSSSSSSVSSVPSTSAAPSVPSSTSSVPPVSSSVSSAASSVPSEPSPSKIISGYYASWSAYSGYTPLNISASKLTHINYAFAKIGDDLKITLGDPSIDVTNFTKLNQLKASYPHLKTIISVGGWTYSDKFSDAALTDASRTAFAGSVASFIKQYGFDGVDIDWEYPVSGGLSTNTYRPEDKTNFTLLLKKLREKLDAQGLIDGKKYLLSIAGGAGSTYIKNTELSLIGSSVDYAIVMTYDLHGPWDSYTDFNAPLYMPTASSPQYKLSADSCVRAWIAAGFPASKIVLGIPFYGYIYNGVPNANNGLYQPYTSGKSITYDSILSGYLNNSAYNKYYSSDAKVAYLFNGSVFITYDDPASVAEKANYANLNNLAGISVWELSQNKDGALLNTLYSTIQ